A stretch of the Panicum virgatum strain AP13 chromosome 9N, P.virgatum_v5, whole genome shotgun sequence genome encodes the following:
- the LOC120691373 gene encoding armadillo repeat-containing protein 7-like — MRSMFTNVQRQVERTGRSGTPRDKYLQDLVSQFQNATDEESKEKIAANLANFAYDPFNYAFMRQLNVLELFLDCITEPNERLIEFGIGGICNSCVDPANALVIVQCGGIPLIIQCLSSPVRNTVTYALGALYYLCNPATKKEILKPDVVRIIREYAAAGAVNTSFSNMANAFLEKHVDHDLEGAMQRCHNVMFTEIGIMKEGVKWKEASRPELKFCCASISDAYSSS, encoded by the exons ATGAGATCAATGTTCACAAACGTGCAGCGCCAGGTCGAGCGCACCGGCCGCTCCGGCACTCCGCGGGACAAGTACCTTCAG GATCTTGTGTCTCAGTTCCAGAACGCCACAGATGAAG AGTCTAAGGAGAAGATAGCGGCAAACTTGGCAAATTTCGCGTACGACCCTTTTAATTATGCATTCATGCGTCAG CTGAATGTTCTTGAGTTATTCTTGGACTGCATTACAGAGCCAAATGAAAGGCTTATCGAGTTTGGTATTGGTGGAATTTGTAACTCATGTGTTG ATCCGGCAAATGCTTTAGTCATTGTTCAATGCGGCGGAATCCCATTGATTATACAATGCTTATCAAGCCCGGTGCGGAACACT GTGACTTATGCACTTGGGGCTTTGTATTATCTATGCAACCCTGCGACAAAGAAAGAGATCCTGAAACCTGATGTAGTTAGGATTATAAGAGAGTATGCTGCAGCAGGAGCTGTTAACACCAGCTTCAGCAACATGGCTAATGCTTTCCTGGAGAAGCATGTTGACCATGACCTCGAG GGTGCTATGCAAAGGTGCCATAATGTCATGTTCACAGAAATTGGCATTATGAAAGAGGGAGTAAAATGGA